TTGCTTCAATAGTCGAATCCCCATATTTACTATCGTGACCTTGCCCAAAATGAATAGCAATCCCTTCGGGCTCTGCCGTTAACAAGTTTAAGCCGCTAAAAAGTTTTACTTGATGATATCCCTGGCTCCAGAGGAGCTTGCTTGTTAACGTGACAATTGTTGAGTCTAAAGGAAATAAAGCTAATTTTTGAGAATCTAATTTATGTTCTTTTTTTAATTCTTCTCTTAATTTTGCAAACAAATAATAAAATATTTTTGGATCTCGGGCTTTGCTGGCTTTGGAAAAGGTAGAAATATCTACATCTATCCCCCGCATATTCAATCGTTTGAACAAACTCCGCATACTTGTTTGACTTTGATCCAAGGCAAAGCTCAGCCAAGTTGAAACAAATAAAAATGTATTTAGGGCAGGATAGTCATCTTGAGAAAGGTTTCGCAAGTGTTTTTTGACGATTTTCGGGAAGTTCGATATCATTGAAATAACATTTTTGAATTTTTTTAACCTCTAGTTTATCAAATTAGAGGTTGTTTTTTTGAACTTTTTGCTATCATTCAACATTTCTGGATTACGGTATATAGGTGGTTAAAGCAGTATAGTACTGGAGGTCTATCATTACTATTAAAAATACTGCATCCAACTGGTAGACCGCGAGTAATACCGTATGAGGTAATAACTGGACTCTCAAATAAATTAAGCGAGGAATCTTGTGAATTTAAGAGTTATAAAGAAATTGCAGGATGGATAGAAGACAACTATCAAATATCAGTTAAATATCCCACATTATACAAACAAGTACACTCTCGAATGAAAGCTAAATTAAAAGTGCCAAGACGTTCAAGTATCAAAAAAGAACAATCGGCAGCTATCGAGTTTAAAAAAAACTAAAAAATTTACTTAAAATGGCTGAATAGTTGGAATCCACGACACCAAATCCAGCAAAGAATGGAGTCAAGTATTGGTGCCAAGATGAAGCTAGAATTGGCTTAAAAACGATAGAAAGGAAAAGAATTACAGCTTTGGGAGTTAAACCAATAGGGAAAGTTCAATGGAATTTTAAAGCTTACTATCTATATGGAGCAGTTGCCCCAAAAACAGGAGAAAGTTTTTGGTTGGAATTCTCCCACTTAGACAGTGTATGTTTTCAAATGTTTTTAGAGCAACTAGCCTCTAAATATCCTGAGAATTTGAATGTTATTCAAGTGGATAATGGTAGATTTCATCATAGTAGTAGCCTCAAAATACCAGATAACGTTATTTTAATTTTTCAACCACCATACAGCCCGGAATTGAATCCAATTGAGAGAGTATGGCAGCACATAAAACAGGAACTGAGTTGGGAAATTTATGATGACTTAGATAGTCTTAAAGAAAAAGTTTGCGCTTATCTTAAAGAATTTTCTTCAGAAACAATAGCATCTATAACCGGATGGGATTACATTTTATCAGCCCTCCCCACTGTTGCATGATTTTTTAAAAATGGTATAAGAGTGGTACCGTTAATTGACGAAAATTTGAAAATCAAGTTAATATGCCGTCCGCCGCAACTAGCAAATAAACTACATATTTAGAATATGTGATCGCAAACAACTATTGCTGCTAAAAATTAAATTTAAGCTAATAAATGATAGCGCTGAATATCTACAGGAGCAGCGAGTAAACCTGATAATTTAGCAATCCCTGCTTAAATATGTTCCGATTGCAGATGTTGATCTAACAATTCATTCCTATCCCACTCTTCTACAAATGTAAAATCAGTTGATTCGGCATTATTTTTTAACGGCAGCGACCTGGGACGGGCATAAAGTTAATGAGCGCAAATTGCAAGTAATACAGCAATGCAGTCAAACGAAGCTAAGGAGAGGATTTACTCTAATACATAGATGATTCTGGGCATAGAAAAAGTGGCAATCAGACTGCTGGAATCGGCAGACAATAATATAGGAGAAATTGGCAAAACTGATAAATGTGTAGTACTGGTAACTACACATTTATACGATGGAGTAAAAAGTGTGTCGATCTTACGCTGAATTATATCAGCCCTTCTTTTTAATGATCCGAAGGAAAACAAGACCTGTTTGGGCTTGAACATCGTTCAAGTCCCGCTATGCAAATAACAATGACAATCTGGTTTCAAGAGTAAAGATTCAACTAGAGCATTTAGTGTAACTCCAGCCAATAGTCCGCCTCCTAAAGTTCCCTCAATTGTGATATGAGGAGCATTTAATCTCATTAATCGTCGCTTGGCAGCAGGGGCATGACTAAAGCCAATAGGCATACCAATAACAAGGGCGGGTTGAATTTCGCCTTGTTCAATTGCTGTGCAAACTGACATTAATACAGATGGTGCATATCCAATTACTAATATGGAACTTTTGTTTAACTGCTGCAAACGTTGTTTCCACAAATCTTGTTGCCAGAACGCAGTTTCAGCTTCAGCGACACTGGTAATATGGCGATCGCTAATCAACGATTCTACATGACATCCCAGATGTGCCAGTCTAGTATGGTCGAGGGCAGCAGCAACTACTGGTACATCTGTCATAACTTGACAACCAGTTTTGAGTGTATTCCTAGCCGCAGCGATCGCACCAATGCCTACCCGCACAAACTGCACTAAGCTAAGATCTCCACAAGCTAATACCAGCTTTGAGAGCAAGTCTACTTCAATCTCGGAACGGTCAGATAAATCTGGTAAAAGTTGCTGTAATGATTCGGTAAATGCTTCTGGGTGGTTAGCAACTGCGGCATCTAAACCAGATAAAAGTTTTTCAAGATCTGCTAATCCATCTTCGGTTTCTACTGTTAATAATCGTAGTTGGGCAAGTGCTTCTGCTTGTAGAGAAAGGCAAGAGTGATCGCGTCCCAGCAACCCTTCTAATGCTGATGCTGTGCGCCGCAGTCGTGTTAACTGTTGCACAATCGACTGATACTGCCGTTGTAGTTGAGTATTTAATGTACTGTCTGCTGCTTGTAAATTAGGTAATAACTGATGGATGTGAGATAGCTGAAATCCTTGCTGCTTCAACGCTACAATTCGGCGCAATCTTTGCACGTCAGCATCCGTGTAGAGTCGGTAGTTGCCTGACGAACGTGGTGCTGGAGGCAATAAACCTAATGTGTGATAATGGCGCACCATCCTGGGAGTGATACCGCCACCAACCGCCTGAGTCAGTTCCTTAATGGTCAAACACTTGCTACTCATGCTCCCTATTTTAATCTAAAAAACCCTTGACATTAACACTAATGTCAATGTTTACAGTGAAGTAGTCAACAATCTACTCGTTGTACTGCAATGGTTTCCCCTTCGGTATCCACCCCTCGTTTAGCTGCACTGCTTAAAGAACACCCCGACGCTGTAGCAGCCACTATTTGCGGTTTACTTGTATTCCTGGGTTGGCTAACACTTAATTTAGGTTGGTTGGGACTGGGATTGTTGATTCTACCTTTCTCTTATGTAATTGGCGGGTACTCTAGCGCACGTGAGGGATTAAAAACTCTATTTGTAGAAAAAGAACTTGATGTCGATTTACTGATGATTGTAGCCGCCCTGGGAGCAGCTACCTTGGGATTGTGGCGACGTGAGTATTATTTGATTGTTGATGGTGCAGTGCTAATTCTGATTTTTGCCATTAGTGGCGCACTAGAAGGCTATGCCATGCAACGCACCGAACGCAGTATCAAAAGTTTAATGAGTTTGACTTCAGATACGGCGCGGGTGCATCTTGATGGAACTGAGCAACTTGTTCCCATCTCTGAACTACAAATCGGCGCTGAAGTATTAGTTAAGCCAGGAGAACTAATTCCCACTGATGGAGTGATGATTGAAGGTTACACTACTGTCAACGAAGCCTCCATTACTGGCGAATCTATGCCAGTTGAAAAAACAGTCCCAGATGAAGTCTTTGCTGGCACTATTAACGGCAACGGTGCAATCAAATTAAAAGTGCATCAACCGCCGGAAAGTAGCTTGATTCAACGAGTAATCCGACTTGTAGAACAAGCTCAAACTGAAACTCCGCCCTCGCAGCAGTTTATTGAACGATTTGAGCGGAGCTATGCGCGTATTATTGTTTTAATAGGATTACTTCTAGCAATATTGCCACCCTTTATTTGGGGTTGGGACTGGGAAATTACAATTTATCGAGCATTAGTATTTTTGGTGGTGGCTTCACCCTGTGCATTGATGGCTGCAATTATGCCCACGCTGCTATCTGGAATTGCCAATGGTGCAAGATCGGGGATTTTATTTAAAAGTGGCGCTCATTTGGAGACAATGGGTAAGGTATGTGCGATCGCCTTTGATAAAACAGGTACACTCACAACTGGAAAACCCCAAGTTGTCAAAGTTGCCACAGTTAAAAACCAGTCTGAAACTCAGTTATTGCAAATTGCAGCCGCTTTAGAAAGCTTATCTGAACATCCAATTGGTGATGCGATTGTAAAAGCTGTTAGGGCTAAAGAATTAGAGTTGTTTCCAGCCGTTAAAGTTCAAGCTAAAACTGGACAGGGAATTATCGGAGAAATTGATCACAAAAATGCTGTAGTAGGTAAAGCTACATTTGTTCGGGAACAAGTTAATGATGATTTTTCCGAAACTTTGATTCAATTGTGCCAGCAGTGGGAAAATGAGGGCAAAACAGTTGTGTGGGTTGCTTATGCCAGAATGGTGATCGGAATTATTGGCGTTGCAGATACAGTACGACCAGAAGCAGCAAGTGCGATCGCAAAACTTAAAAAACTGGGCATTAAGCAAATAGTGATGCTGACTGGTGATAACAAGCGTACAGCAAAAAGCATTGCTCAAGAAATAGGTGTAGACGAAGTATATGCAGAACTTTTACCTGAAGATAAGGTAAACGTGATGCGATATTTACAAAAGCAGTATAAAACTGTGGCAATGGTGGGCGATGGTATTAACGATGCCCCTGCTTTAGCCTTAGCCAACGTCGGCATTGCAATGGGAGTATCAGGTAGCGATGTCGCGCTAGAAACAGCCGATGTAGTCTTGATAGCAGACAGTTTAGAAAAATTGTCACACGCGATTGATTTGGGGCGGCGCTCTCAAACTATCATCAAACAAAACATTTGGTTTGCTCTCTTGTTCATTGTTTTGCTATTGATTGCTAATTTTACGGGTAATATTACTATGCCCCTGGGTGTAATTGGGCATGAGGGTTCTACAGTACTTGTGACTTTGAGCGGACTGCGTTTGCTAAGAAACTCAAAAACAAAAATGCAAAATAGTTAAGCACTATTAGAGATGAAGCGAATTATAGAAAAGCAACCGATTGAAGAGTTTAGTGTAATATATTGTTACAAACAGTAAAACCTGCGATCGCATCTTAGGTCTTGCAGATCCAATTAGTTTCAGCCAGTTAGATACTTTTTTCAATTAATTGGGCTTCAATTTTGTAGTCATTATTCCTTATTTTAAGCCGAAAAAATACTGTCAATATATTCTTTAATTTGCTAATTAATTACGGTAGTAACATTTAGCACATACTTTCATTACATCTATTTATAGCGTGCCTGAATAAGTCTTGAGATCAATGATGCGATCGCAAAATCTTTCCAAAAGTGCGAATTGATGGCTAACCACTAGCAGTCCTATGTGATTTGTGCGGGTATAATTGAGAACGGCTTGCCAAATTAAGGCTTGCGTGTTGGCATCAAGCATGGCAGTCATCTCATCAGCAATCAAATAACGAGTGGCACAGTTAAGGACTCGCGCAACGGCAATCCGCTGTAGTTCACCACCACTTAACTCGTGAGGATAACGATCAAACCAGTTTTTGTGAACCCCCAAAGTCTTTAATAAATCAGGAGTGGGAATGTGTCCTTCTTGTAGAATTTTATCAATGCGCCAGCGCGGATTAACTGCTAATTCCGGGTTTTGGAAGATCAGTTGCACTGGAGAGTAACCCCGTAATGGTAGCGAATGATTATCAACAGTAACACTACCTTGCGTAGGCGTAAGATAGCCCGCGAGCAGCTTGGCTAGAGTGGTTTTGCCAAATCCAGAGGGTCCCATTAATCCGACAATTTCACCCGGAGCGATCGCCACACTAAAATCGCGTAAAAGCCAAGGATGGCTGGGGCTATAGCGAAACGAAAGCTGTTTACCGATCAGCATGATCCTCCTCCGCATGAATACATCTCACAGGCGCACCCCGAACTTGACGAAATTCGGGACGGGCAGCCTGACACGCTTCCGTCATCCAGGGACAGCGATCGCTAAACAGGCATCCTTCTGGTAAGGCATCTGGGCTAGGCTGACTACCAGGAACGGGAATGAATTCGTTTTGTGGGAGCGATCGCCACAGGGCTTGGGTATAGGGATGGCGAATCGCGCCATTGGGAAAATCGGTTGCTGCTGCAATTTCAACCGTTGTTCCGGCATAAAATACGGCAACTCGATCAGCAACTTGCAAGCCAGCTTCAATATCATGGGTAATCAGGATCACACCTTTGCCCTCATCCGCCAGTTCTCGCAAGTGGTTTAAGGTTTCTTTCACCACGTTGGGATGCAGTCCGGGGGTCGGTTCGTCAGCAATTACCAGATCCGCCTGGCTTACAACTGCCGTAGACACCAACACACGCCGCGCCATCCCACCCGAAATTTGAAAAGGGTAGTACTGCTTGATCTCTGGAGCTAGATTGTAACGCTCAAAGGTACGATCAACAGTTCGGAGTGCTTGTTGTTTTGACAATCCACTCAACTGAGCCACTCGACTCACCTGCTTTCCTACCTGCATCAAGGGATCGAGATAGCCGATTGATTGTGGGATCAGGGCGATTTCTTTACCGCGTAGACTCTGACAACGTTGAGGGGTCAGGGGTTCTCCTTTAAACAAAATCTTGCCACTCACCTGAGCATTCGTAGGTAAGATGCCGAGTACCGCATGAGCCAAAAGGCTCTTCCCTGAACCGCTTGCGCCTACAACGGCAACTACCTCTCCAGCTTGCACGTCCAAATCCAGTTCGGTAATGACTGTCAGTTGCTTCTGGGTCAAACCTCGGTCATACATCGTAAACGTAACGCTAAGATTCTGTACTGATAACACGATCTACCCCTGGCTAGTTTTTGGATCGATCAACGCCCGTACATTTTCCCCTAGAGTATCGAACGCTTTCACCGTCATCAGCAGCAATAATCCCGGCATCACGCCTAACCACCAGTAACCTGTAGAAAGGTGACGCATGGATTCTGCCAAAATAATTCCAATTGCTGGAGTGTGAGGAGACAAACCAATCCCAATAAACGAAAGTGCCGCTTCGTGCAGAATGGCGTGAGGAAAGAGCAAAATTAGTCCTACCAATAACTGAGGAACGACGTGGGGAAAGATATGATGTCGGGCAATCCAGAGGGGCGATCGCCCCAATTTGTGAGAAAGCTGCACATAATCGGAACTATTCACCTGCAATGTTTCTGCTCGAATGACTCTGGCAAGACTTGTCCAGTGAGTTAATGCGACGGCAACGATCACGCCTTGCGTACCACCGCCCATTGCAAACGCGATCATAATCAGCAACACCAAATGGGGCAAACTAAAAAACACATCAATAATCCAGGTAATCACTGCGTCTACTTTGCCGCCGAGCGTACCTGAAATCAGCCCCAGTCCTGTTCCTATCACAGCACTAAAGCTGGCAGCTAATAACCCTACCCGCACACTCAACGACATCCCAAACAGGGATCTCGTCAACATATCGCGTCCTAACCAATCGCTTCCAAACCCATGTGCAAGTGAAGGCGGTTGATTCCGTTGGGTTAATACTGGATTTAATCCTGCATCATCAATCAACCAACTGCTGAGAACGATCATAATTAAAAAGAGCAAACAAAGTGCAATCGCCAATAGTGTTTTTTGACGGCGATTGAAGCGAAGACGTGAGCGATTTTGGGGACGGGAGAGTATGGGGGAGGACATCTTCCACTTTCTAACTGAATCGAATACGCGGATCAACAATTTGATAGGTCAAATCGGCGATCGCATTTCCGGTGTAAACAAAAATTGCACTAAAAAAGACGATGCCGACTAACAACGGCACATCACTTCGGAGTGCAGCTTCGACGGTAGCTTCCCCTAAACCGGGATAAGCAAAAACCTGTTCCGCTAATACAGAACCCCCAAACAATTCACTTAACGATGCAAATTGAAGCGTGATTGCCGGGAGAATTACATTCCGTAAACCGTGATGTCGAATGATGCCAACCAGAGTTTCGCCCTGCGCTCGCGCAAACAAGACATAATCACTATTCAAAACTTCAATTAGTTTTTGTCGGGTGTGTAACGCAATATTCGCAACACCGATAATGCTCAAGGTTAAAGCAGGAAGCAACATATGATGAAGCCGTTGCCAGATAGTGACATCTTGAGCAAGTAAACCGGGTGGAGCCGCACAACAAATGGGAGCAATTTTGAGCGTGACTGCAAACACAATCAACAATAATAACGCCACCCAGAAGGTAGGAGAGGATGCCAGGGTGTAGGCATAAAAGCGAATGATGCGATCGCTCCAAGAACCTTCTTTTGCGCCCGCTACAATTCCTAAAGTAAGACCGAAAACACCAGAAAGAAGCCAGGCGATCGCTAGCATTTGTAAGGATGCCT
Above is a genomic segment from Oculatellaceae cyanobacterium containing:
- a CDS encoding precorrin-8X methylmutase, whose translation is MSSKCLTIKELTQAVGGGITPRMVRHYHTLGLLPPAPRSSGNYRLYTDADVQRLRRIVALKQQGFQLSHIHQLLPNLQAADSTLNTQLQRQYQSIVQQLTRLRRTASALEGLLGRDHSCLSLQAEALAQLRLLTVETEDGLADLEKLLSGLDAAVANHPEAFTESLQQLLPDLSDRSEIEVDLLSKLVLACGDLSLVQFVRVGIGAIAAARNTLKTGCQVMTDVPVVAAALDHTRLAHLGCHVESLISDRHITSVAEAETAFWQQDLWKQRLQQLNKSSILVIGYAPSVLMSVCTAIEQGEIQPALVIGMPIGFSHAPAAKRRLMRLNAPHITIEGTLGGGLLAGVTLNALVESLLLKPDCHCYLHSGT
- a CDS encoding ABC transporter permease, with translation MEMDMRLKTIASFTLRKLIRLVLLLIAVSVFSFVLVSLSPVDPINAYVGAEMLQIGPEQRELIAQRWGLDEPMATRFFLWLQQVASGNLGTSTIFNQPVSTVIANRFQASLQMLAIAWLLSGVFGLTLGIVAGAKEGSWSDRIIRFYAYTLASSPTFWVALLLLIVFAVTLKIAPICCAAPPGLLAQDVTIWQRLHHMLLPALTLSIIGVANIALHTRQKLIEVLNSDYVLFARAQGETLVGIIRHHGLRNVILPAITLQFASLSELFGGSVLAEQVFAYPGLGEATVEAALRSDVPLLVGIVFFSAIFVYTGNAIADLTYQIVDPRIRFS
- a CDS encoding ATP-binding cassette domain-containing protein, giving the protein MLIGKQLSFRYSPSHPWLLRDFSVAIAPGEIVGLMGPSGFGKTTLAKLLAGYLTPTQGSVTVDNHSLPLRGYSPVQLIFQNPELAVNPRWRIDKILQEGHIPTPDLLKTLGVHKNWFDRYPHELSGGELQRIAVARVLNCATRYLIADEMTAMLDANTQALIWQAVLNYTRTNHIGLLVVSHQFALLERFCDRIIDLKTYSGTL
- a CDS encoding ABC transporter ATP-binding protein, whose amino-acid sequence is MLSVQNLSVTFTMYDRGLTQKQLTVITELDLDVQAGEVVAVVGASGSGKSLLAHAVLGILPTNAQVSGKILFKGEPLTPQRCQSLRGKEIALIPQSIGYLDPLMQVGKQVSRVAQLSGLSKQQALRTVDRTFERYNLAPEIKQYYPFQISGGMARRVLVSTAVVSQADLVIADEPTPGLHPNVVKETLNHLRELADEGKGVILITHDIEAGLQVADRVAVFYAGTTVEIAAATDFPNGAIRHPYTQALWRSLPQNEFIPVPGSQPSPDALPEGCLFSDRCPWMTEACQAARPEFRQVRGAPVRCIHAEEDHADR
- a CDS encoding IS630 family transposase; translated protein: MESTTPNPAKNGVKYWCQDEARIGLKTIERKRITALGVKPIGKVQWNFKAYYLYGAVAPKTGESFWLEFSHLDSVCFQMFLEQLASKYPENLNVIQVDNGRFHHSSSLKIPDNVILIFQPPYSPELNPIERVWQHIKQELSWEIYDDLDSLKEKVCAYLKEFSSETIASITGWDYILSALPTVA
- a CDS encoding ABC transporter permease, yielding MSSPILSRPQNRSRLRFNRRQKTLLAIALCLLFLIMIVLSSWLIDDAGLNPVLTQRNQPPSLAHGFGSDWLGRDMLTRSLFGMSLSVRVGLLAASFSAVIGTGLGLISGTLGGKVDAVITWIIDVFFSLPHLVLLIMIAFAMGGGTQGVIVAVALTHWTSLARVIRAETLQVNSSDYVQLSHKLGRSPLWIARHHIFPHVVPQLLVGLILLFPHAILHEAALSFIGIGLSPHTPAIGIILAESMRHLSTGYWWLGVMPGLLLLMTVKAFDTLGENVRALIDPKTSQG
- a CDS encoding heavy metal translocating P-type ATPase, with protein sequence MVSPSVSTPRLAALLKEHPDAVAATICGLLVFLGWLTLNLGWLGLGLLILPFSYVIGGYSSAREGLKTLFVEKELDVDLLMIVAALGAATLGLWRREYYLIVDGAVLILIFAISGALEGYAMQRTERSIKSLMSLTSDTARVHLDGTEQLVPISELQIGAEVLVKPGELIPTDGVMIEGYTTVNEASITGESMPVEKTVPDEVFAGTINGNGAIKLKVHQPPESSLIQRVIRLVEQAQTETPPSQQFIERFERSYARIIVLIGLLLAILPPFIWGWDWEITIYRALVFLVVASPCALMAAIMPTLLSGIANGARSGILFKSGAHLETMGKVCAIAFDKTGTLTTGKPQVVKVATVKNQSETQLLQIAAALESLSEHPIGDAIVKAVRAKELELFPAVKVQAKTGQGIIGEIDHKNAVVGKATFVREQVNDDFSETLIQLCQQWENEGKTVVWVAYARMVIGIIGVADTVRPEAASAIAKLKKLGIKQIVMLTGDNKRTAKSIAQEIGVDEVYAELLPEDKVNVMRYLQKQYKTVAMVGDGINDAPALALANVGIAMGVSGSDVALETADVVLIADSLEKLSHAIDLGRRSQTIIKQNIWFALLFIVLLLIANFTGNITMPLGVIGHEGSTVLVTLSGLRLLRNSKTKMQNS